Within Bdellovibrio bacteriovorus HD100, the genomic segment CAAGATGATGAGTCCTCAGGAGCAGCTGGAAAGAATCAAATTCGGCACGGCCGACTTCATCAATGACGAGGACATGCTTAAAAAACTTAAGCGCTCGATCGAGACGAAGAAACCTTTGAATATCAAACTGGGTGCAGATCCAACACGTCCGGACATCCATCTGGGCCACACCGTTGTGATCAACAAACTGAAAACCTTCCAGGATCTGGGGCACAAGGTGTCCTTCCTGATCGGCGATTTCACAGCGATGATCGGGGACCCCTCCGGTAAAAACAGCACGCGTCCGATGCTGACTCGCGAAGAGATCGAGGAAAACGGCCGCTCTTACGCAAAACAAATCTTCAAGATTCTGGATCCGGAAAAAACCGAGATCGTGTATAACTCCAGCTGGATCATGAAAATGACACCGGCGGAATTCATCACCATGACTTCCAAGTACACCGTGGCTCAGTTGCTAGAGCGCGAGGACTTCACCAAACGTTACAGATCCGGCACTCCAATCGGTATTCACGAATTCATCTATCCTTTGACTCAAGGTTACGATTCCGTGGCTTTGAAAACGGATGTCGAGCTGGGTGGGACGGATCAGAAGTTCAATCTTCTGGTCGGTCGTGCGATGCAGGCCGCTTACGGAATGGAAGCACAGTGTGTGCTGACCATGCCGATTCTGGAAGGTATCGACGGCGTGAACAAGATGTCCAAGTCTTTGGACAACTATATTTCTGTAGTGGATACTCCAAA encodes:
- the tyrS gene encoding tyrosine--tRNA ligase encodes the protein MMSPQEQLERIKFGTADFINDEDMLKKLKRSIETKKPLNIKLGADPTRPDIHLGHTVVINKLKTFQDLGHKVSFLIGDFTAMIGDPSGKNSTRPMLTREEIEENGRSYAKQIFKILDPEKTEIVYNSSWIMKMTPAEFITMTSKYTVAQLLEREDFTKRYRSGTPIGIHEFIYPLTQGYDSVALKTDVELGGTDQKFNLLVGRAMQAAYGMEAQCVLTMPILEGIDGVNKMSKSLDNYISVVDTPKDMFGKTMRISDELMYRWYELLTDVGAAGLNQLRADVAEGRKHPRTVKVELAKFLIKRFHSQAEAQAAEDEFNRIFVEKGLPDEVPDFEVEAETQMGLAALMVKAQLAASNSEAGRLIQGGGVQIDGEKVSDPRLKIDLKSGASFVLKAGKKKFVKIVVK